A single region of the Pseudomonas mandelii genome encodes:
- a CDS encoding SIMPL domain-containing protein (The SIMPL domain is named for its presence in mouse protein SIMPL (signalling molecule that associates with mouse pelle-like kinase). Bacterial member BP26, from Brucella, was shown to assemble into a channel-like structure, while YggE from E. coli has been associated with resistance to oxidative stress.), with translation MHSFRRSAALLALSVGTVASLPALAADELHYNQIALRAEVSQEVARDQMIVTLYTEEQNTDPAKLAADVSTTMNKALAQAKQVKEVTLRQGSRNSYPIYDTKGQKITGWRERAELRMESSDFAALSKLTGELLTDLKMGGMDFAIATPTRKASEDALLKEAVTAFKARAQLATDALGGKGYKIVSLNLNSNGYPQPYMRGPMMMKAAGMDGAPVTPEVEAGTSQVSMTADGAIEVLMP, from the coding sequence ATGCACAGTTTCCGCCGCAGCGCCGCCCTTCTTGCCCTTAGCGTTGGCACCGTCGCCAGCCTCCCGGCCCTGGCCGCCGACGAACTTCATTACAACCAGATCGCCCTGCGTGCCGAAGTCAGCCAGGAAGTGGCCCGCGATCAGATGATCGTGACCCTCTACACCGAAGAACAGAACACCGACCCGGCCAAACTCGCCGCCGACGTCAGCACCACCATGAACAAAGCGCTGGCCCAGGCCAAACAAGTCAAGGAAGTCACCCTGCGCCAGGGCAGCCGCAACAGCTACCCGATCTACGACACCAAGGGCCAGAAAATCACCGGCTGGCGTGAACGCGCCGAACTGCGCATGGAAAGCTCCGACTTCGCCGCACTGTCGAAGCTGACCGGCGAACTGCTGACCGACCTGAAAATGGGTGGCATGGACTTCGCCATCGCCACGCCAACGCGCAAGGCCAGCGAAGATGCGCTGCTTAAAGAAGCTGTCACCGCCTTCAAGGCCCGCGCGCAGCTGGCAACCGATGCGTTGGGTGGCAAGGGTTACAAAATCGTCAGCCTGAACCTGAACAGCAACGGTTATCCACAGCCGTACATGCGTGGGCCGATGATGATGAAAGCGGCCGGCATGGATGGCGCTCCGGTGACGCCAGAGGTTGAGGCCGGCACCAGCCAGGTGAGCATGACGGCAGATGGCGCGATTGAAGTGTTGATGCCTTGA